From a region of the Lactuca sativa cultivar Salinas chromosome 4, Lsat_Salinas_v11, whole genome shotgun sequence genome:
- the LOC111895391 gene encoding recQ-mediated genome instability protein 1 isoform X2 yields MSSRRRLRIICSSDEEDDDEEIQEVQPPPQQHDDIECETLNLQDVTLSSINSNPTNPSTSIQVEISDEDFIDAAEDLSPSPQSPPPPPPPPSNQTGYSSEYSRTSSAGTSEASGCPIGKILEDLGLRLRREWLDACLRGLQTNVPGFSSFDATKKAKLCFEKFLHSDMNICGAGFLPDNVHQMHLVDLPGPYVLQVDEIVNISQPLRERYKKTPSGLKRCLKLSMTDGVQRIFGMEYQPIKDLDALSPAGLKVAISNVNVRHGLLMLVPEVFQVLGGLVEELDAARQRLVNEVNKPPRGKRTRTGVAASLATRATRAAWSTDNVHASANTVSQSATPIHVNNQGTTTPSVNGRVGSNSSVPVHREHVSASSNNHVFQNATPNPIQVDDQGTTTTRPSVNGNMSSSSSVDREFVFRASNNHTSQNDATTPIQVDKQGTTTPLVNGRVQVESSSVDFSTRVTEETISTVDFSNERETHSTAYACGINTENPFTYMATLSRKWDESKHNASHVQGKIKCFLTGVKGFQFKESSTYKLQVYIDDGSLISEILIDHNVVQRKIGYSPEEVNAALSSRDSTRVHDMKNKMKQFQVFLVNFEGTMVVRINEACGLPVAIEMQQGCCLSEAWSLLTRLKSTSNTHQNHLHFHPIHLSP; encoded by the exons ATGTCCTCCAGGAGGCGTCTGAGGATAATTTGTTCATCTGACGAAGAAGACGACGACGAAGAAATACAAGAAGTACAACCTCCTCCTCAACAACACGATGATATCGAATGCGAAACCCTCAATCTTCAAGATGTAACCCTAAGTTCCATCAACTCTAACCCTACCAATCCCTCTACTTCCATCCAAGTCGAAATATCCGACGAGGACTTCATCGATGCAGCCGAGGATCTCTCCCCTTCTCCTCAGTCTCCACCTCCGCCCCCGCCCCCACCCTCAAACCAGACGGGTTATTCTTCGGAATATTCCAGAACTAGCAGTGCTGGTACGAGTGAAGCTTCTGGTTGTCCAATCGGTAAAATTCTAGAAGATTTAGGGTTGAGACTACGGCGTGAATGGTTGGATGCTTGTCTTCGTGGTCTCCAGACAAACGTCCCTGGATTTTCCAGCTTTGATGCAACAAAAAAGGCTAAGCTCTGCTTCGAGAAGTTTTTGCATTCTGATATGAACATTTGCGGGGCAGGCTTTCTTCCAGATAACGTGCATCAAATGCACCTTGTTGATCTTCCTGGACCTTATGTGTTACAG GTTGATGAGATAGTAAATATCAGTCAACCTCTTCGAGAGCGATACAAGAAGACACCTTCTGGCTTAAAGAGGTGCCTTAAGTTGTCTATGACTGATGGTGTTCAACGAATCTTTGGCATGGAATACCAGCCTATTAAAGATCTAGATGCCCTTTCACCTGCTGGATTGAAG GTTGCTATTTCTAATGTAAATGTAAGGCATGGGCTACTAATGCTGGTTCCAGAAGTGTTTCAAGTTTTAGGAGGACTGGTTGAGGAGCTGGATGCAGCAAGGCAAAGACTTGTTAATGAAGTCAATAAGCCTCCAAGAGGCAAAAG AACAAGAACAGGAGTTGCAGCATCTTTAGCAACTAGAGCTACTCGTGCTGCATGGTCAACTGACAATGTTCATGCTTCAGCTAACACTGTATCCCAAAGTGCAACTCCAATACATGTAAATAACCAAG GTACTACTACTCCTTCTGTTAATGGAAGAGTGGGATCAAATTCTTCAGTTCCTGTTCATAGGGAACATGTTTCAGCATCCTCAAATAATCATGTCTTTCAAAATGCAACTCCAAATCCAATACAGGTAGATGATCAAG GTACTACTACTACTAGACCTTCTGTTAATGGAAATATgtcatcaagttcttcagttgATAGGGAATTTGTTTTTAGAGCCTCAAATAATCATACCTCTCAAAATGATGCAACAACTCCAATACAGGTAGACAAACAAG GTACTACTACACCTCTTGTTAATGGAAGAGTCCAAGTAGAATCATCTTCTGTTGACTTTTCCACTAGGGTTACAGAAGAGACCATTTCCACTGTTGACTTTTCAAATGAGAGAGAAACTCATTCTACTGCATATGCCTGTGGTATAAACACTGAAAACCCTTTCACATACATGGCCACTTTATCACGTAAATGGGATGAATCAAAACATAACGCCTCTCATGTCCAGGGTAAAATCAAG tgttttttaaCTGGAGTGAAAGGGTTCCAGTTTAAAGAAAGTAGCACCTACAAACTTCAAGTATACATAGATGACGGAAGCCTCATATCCGAGATCCTTATTGACCACAAC GTTGTACAAAGAAAGATAGGTTATTCCCCTGAAGAGGTGAATGCCGCTTTGTCATCTCGAGACTCTACAAGGGTTCATGACATGAAGAACAAAATGAAACAGTTTCAAGTTTTTTTAGTCAACTTCGAG GGGACAATGGTTGTAAGGATAAATGAAGCATGTGGTCTTCCGGTTGCTATAGAAATGCAACAGGGTTGTTGTTTATCTGAAGCATGGTCGCTTCTTACAAGACTAAAATCAACTAGTAATACTCATCAAAATCATCTACATTTTCACCCAATTCATCTTTCCCCATAA
- the LOC111895391 gene encoding recQ-mediated genome instability protein 1 isoform X1, with product MSSRRRLRIICSSDEEDDDEEIQEVQPPPQQHDDIECETLNLQDVTLSSINSNPTNPSTSIQVEISDEDFIDAAEDLSPSPQSPPPPPPPPSNQTGYSSEYSRTSSAGTSEASGCPIGKILEDLGLRLRREWLDACLRGLQTNVPGFSSFDATKKAKLCFEKFLHSDMNICGAGFLPDNVHQMHLVDLPGPYVLQVDEIVNISQPLRERYKKTPSGLKRCLKLSMTDGVQRIFGMEYQPIKDLDALSPAGLKVAISNVNVRHGLLMLVPEVFQVLGGLVEELDAARQRLVNEVNKPPRGKRTRTGVAASLATRATRAAWSTDNVHASANTVSQSATPIHVNNQGTTTPSVNGRVGSNSSVPVHREHVSASSNNHVFQNATPNPIQVDDQGTTTTRPSVNGNMSSSSSVDREFVFRASNNHTSQNDATTPIQVDKQEQSNISVSENATLIHVDDEGTTTPLVNGRVQVESSSVDFSTRVTEETISTVDFSNERETHSTAYACGINTENPFTYMATLSRKWDESKHNASHVQGKIKCFLTGVKGFQFKESSTYKLQVYIDDGSLISEILIDHNVVQRKIGYSPEEVNAALSSRDSTRVHDMKNKMKQFQVFLVNFEGTMVVRINEACGLPVAIEMQQGCCLSEAWSLLTRLKSTSNTHQNHLHFHPIHLSP from the exons ATGTCCTCCAGGAGGCGTCTGAGGATAATTTGTTCATCTGACGAAGAAGACGACGACGAAGAAATACAAGAAGTACAACCTCCTCCTCAACAACACGATGATATCGAATGCGAAACCCTCAATCTTCAAGATGTAACCCTAAGTTCCATCAACTCTAACCCTACCAATCCCTCTACTTCCATCCAAGTCGAAATATCCGACGAGGACTTCATCGATGCAGCCGAGGATCTCTCCCCTTCTCCTCAGTCTCCACCTCCGCCCCCGCCCCCACCCTCAAACCAGACGGGTTATTCTTCGGAATATTCCAGAACTAGCAGTGCTGGTACGAGTGAAGCTTCTGGTTGTCCAATCGGTAAAATTCTAGAAGATTTAGGGTTGAGACTACGGCGTGAATGGTTGGATGCTTGTCTTCGTGGTCTCCAGACAAACGTCCCTGGATTTTCCAGCTTTGATGCAACAAAAAAGGCTAAGCTCTGCTTCGAGAAGTTTTTGCATTCTGATATGAACATTTGCGGGGCAGGCTTTCTTCCAGATAACGTGCATCAAATGCACCTTGTTGATCTTCCTGGACCTTATGTGTTACAG GTTGATGAGATAGTAAATATCAGTCAACCTCTTCGAGAGCGATACAAGAAGACACCTTCTGGCTTAAAGAGGTGCCTTAAGTTGTCTATGACTGATGGTGTTCAACGAATCTTTGGCATGGAATACCAGCCTATTAAAGATCTAGATGCCCTTTCACCTGCTGGATTGAAG GTTGCTATTTCTAATGTAAATGTAAGGCATGGGCTACTAATGCTGGTTCCAGAAGTGTTTCAAGTTTTAGGAGGACTGGTTGAGGAGCTGGATGCAGCAAGGCAAAGACTTGTTAATGAAGTCAATAAGCCTCCAAGAGGCAAAAG AACAAGAACAGGAGTTGCAGCATCTTTAGCAACTAGAGCTACTCGTGCTGCATGGTCAACTGACAATGTTCATGCTTCAGCTAACACTGTATCCCAAAGTGCAACTCCAATACATGTAAATAACCAAG GTACTACTACTCCTTCTGTTAATGGAAGAGTGGGATCAAATTCTTCAGTTCCTGTTCATAGGGAACATGTTTCAGCATCCTCAAATAATCATGTCTTTCAAAATGCAACTCCAAATCCAATACAGGTAGATGATCAAG GTACTACTACTACTAGACCTTCTGTTAATGGAAATATgtcatcaagttcttcagttgATAGGGAATTTGTTTTTAGAGCCTCAAATAATCATACCTCTCAAAATGATGCAACAACTCCAATACAGGTAGACAAACAAG AACAATCAAACATCAGTGTCTCTGAAAATGCAACTCTAATACATGTGGATGATGAAG GTACTACTACACCTCTTGTTAATGGAAGAGTCCAAGTAGAATCATCTTCTGTTGACTTTTCCACTAGGGTTACAGAAGAGACCATTTCCACTGTTGACTTTTCAAATGAGAGAGAAACTCATTCTACTGCATATGCCTGTGGTATAAACACTGAAAACCCTTTCACATACATGGCCACTTTATCACGTAAATGGGATGAATCAAAACATAACGCCTCTCATGTCCAGGGTAAAATCAAG tgttttttaaCTGGAGTGAAAGGGTTCCAGTTTAAAGAAAGTAGCACCTACAAACTTCAAGTATACATAGATGACGGAAGCCTCATATCCGAGATCCTTATTGACCACAAC GTTGTACAAAGAAAGATAGGTTATTCCCCTGAAGAGGTGAATGCCGCTTTGTCATCTCGAGACTCTACAAGGGTTCATGACATGAAGAACAAAATGAAACAGTTTCAAGTTTTTTTAGTCAACTTCGAG GGGACAATGGTTGTAAGGATAAATGAAGCATGTGGTCTTCCGGTTGCTATAGAAATGCAACAGGGTTGTTGTTTATCTGAAGCATGGTCGCTTCTTACAAGACTAAAATCAACTAGTAATACTCATCAAAATCATCTACATTTTCACCCAATTCATCTTTCCCCATAA